Sequence from the Microbacterium sp. AZCO genome:
GACGTGCGCGCCCCACGGCGTGTCGTCCACGTCCCGTCCGAGCGCCCGGGCTGCGATGACATCGCCCGCGGCGCGGGCTTGATACTTGCCCTGATGAGTGAGGAGGGCGCGGTGGTTGACATCGCCGACGGCGTAGAGCCAATCGTGGCCGCGGACGCGGAGGGTGTCGTCGACGTCGAGCCAGGACCCCGGATGCAGCCCGACGGTGTCGAGGCCGATATCCCCCGTGCGAGGGACGCGCCCGGTCGCCACCAGCACCTCGGCGGCGCGCACCTGCGTGCCGTCGGAGAGGGCGAGCACGACGTCGCCGCCCTCTTCCCGCGACACCTCGTCGACATCGACGCCCGTGCGGACGTCGGCTCCGGCCTGCCGCAGAGCTTCGACCACCGCTTCGCCGGCGAACGGCTCCATCGAGCCGAGCAGTCCGGAACGCGCGATGAGCGTGACCGCGCACCCGAACGACGTGTACAGGGTGGCCATCTCACTTCCGACCACTCCCCCGCCGAGGATGGCGAGCGATTCCGGCACGCGCTGGACGCCCGTGGCATCCCGGCTCGTCCAGGGCGCAGCATCCTTCAGCCCCGGGATGTCGGGAAGGAGGGCGGCCGATCCCGTCGAGATGACGACGGCGTGCCGGGCGAGGAGAGTGACCGGCTGGCCCCCGTCCGGTGGGACGACGGTCACCTGCCGCTCCCCCGTGAGTCGGCCGTGGCCCCGTACGAGGTCGATGCCCGTCTTGTCGAGCCACTCGACCTGCGACGTGTCGTCCCAGTTGTAGACGATGGCGTCGCGCCGACGGAGCGCCGCAGCCACGTCGACGGATGCGGTGACGGCCTGCCGCGCGCCGTCCACGTCGCGAGCGGCGCGCAGCGCGGCACCGCTGCGCAGAAGCGTCTTGGACGGCATGCAGGCCCAGTAGGAGCACTCTCCGCCCACCAGCTCGCTCTCGACGACGACGACCGACAGGCCGCCCTGCTTCGCACGGTCGGCGACGTTCTCGCCGACGGGGCCGGCGCCGATCACGATGAGGTCGTACTCCTGAGGGGCCATGCGTCCCACGGTATCGGCGCTGTGCGGCCGTCAGGCCCCCGGCGGCCATCCGTTTTCGAGGCCGCGCCGAATAACGCACAGGCGACCGGCGTTGTCAACGTTCGTAGTGCCCAGACCCCGATGTCCGAGACCTGTGGAAGGCTTGGGAACCCCGCCGAGAGGAAAGCATGGCGATCGAGTTCCGGTCCGTCACGAAGCGCTTCGCCGACGGCACCGTGGCGGTGGACGACTTCAGCCTGTTGATCCCCGCCCACAAGACCACCGTCCTCGTCGGGTCGTCCGGCTGCGGCAAGACGACGCTGCTGCGCATGATCAACCGGCTGGTCGAGCCGACGGGCGGCGAGATCACGATCGACGACGAGCCGATCGCCGGGCGCGATCCCGTGACACTGCGGCGCGGCATCGGATACGTGCTTCAGAACGCCGGCCTGCTGCCCCATTTCTCGGTGATCGACAACATCGCGACGGTTCCCGTGCTCACGGGCGTTCCGCGCAAGCAGGCCCGAGCGCGGGCGCTCGAGCTGATGGATGTCGTCGGTCTCGACCGCGGGCTCGCCGACCGATACCCGAGCCAGCTGTCCGGCGGTCAGCAGCAGCGTGTCGGAGTCGCCCGCGGGCTCGCCGTCGACCCCAACATCCTGCTGATGGACGAGCCCTTCGGGGCTGTCGACCCCATCGTGCGCAAAGAGCTGCAGACCGAGATCCTCCGCCTGCAGCGCGAACTCGACAAGACCGTGGTGTTCGTCACGCACGACATCGACGAGGCGTTCCTCCTCGGTGATCAGGTCGTCATCCTGGAGAAGGGGGCGAAGATCGCGCAGCTCGGCACGCCCGACGAGATCACCGAAAACCCCGCCAGCGAATTCGTCGCCAGCTTCATCGGTGCCGACAAGGGCACCCGGGCGCTGCGCCGCAAAGAGACTCCGCGCGGCACCGTCGTGGTCGACTTCGCCGGGCGCACGCAGGGGGTCCTGGTGGAGGAGTCCCCGTGAGCTGGGTCCTGGACAACCTGGACCTCATCTGGGGGCTCAGCCTGGATCATCTCCGGCAGAGCCTCATCGCGATCGTCCTCGGTTTCGTCGTGGCGCTGCCGATCGGGTGGGTCGCCTTCCGCTTCACGGCGCTCCGCGGGCCGACACTGACGACCGTCGGCCTGCTCTACACGATCCCGTCGCTCGGGCTCTTCGCCGTCCTGGCGGCCGCGTTCGGGATCCCCCTGCTGTCCGAGGCGAACCTCATCGTCGCGCTGACGATCTACGCCGTCGCGATCATGACGCGCTCTGTCACCGACGGCCTCGCGTCGGTGGACCCGGTCACGCGTGAAGCGGCCATCGCGGTCGGCTTCGGGTCGTGGAGGCGGTTCTGGACGGTCGACCTTCCGCTGGCCGGGCCCGTGCTGCTCGCGGGGCTCCGCGTCACGGCGTCCTCGACGATCTCGCTCGCAACCGTCGGCATCCTCATCGGCGTCGAGAACCTCGGCTACCTCTTCACGAACGGCTCGCAGCGGCGGATCATCGCCGAAGTCCTCGCAGGAGTCGTGGCGGTCGTCATCATCGCGGTGCTCATCGACCTCCTGCTCGTCGTCCTCGGGCGCGCTCTCCTGCCGTGGAGCCGGCGCCGACCCACGCGCGCCGAGCGCGCACTCCGGGCGGTGAGCGCGTGAACTACTTCCTCGAGGCGTTCGCCTGGATCTTCTCGCCCGAGCGGCTCACGGGCGCACTCCCCCTTCCCACCGCGATCGCGCAGCACCTCGCGTTCACATTCGGCTCCGTGCTGATCGCCGCCGTCATCGCGATTCCCGTCGGCTGGCTCATCGGCCACACCGGTCGTGGCCGTGAGTTCGCCGTCTTCCTCGCGGGAGCCGCGCGGGCCCTGCCGTCCCTCGGACTCATCGTGCTGCTGGTGCTGCTGCTCGGAGTGAGTCTCAAGACGCAGGCCGCGGTGGTGGCGTTCGTCCTGCTCGCCATCCCGTCCATCCTGGCGGGCGCGTACGCCGGGTTCGAGTCGATCGATCGCAGCGTGATCGACGCCGGCCGCGCCATGGGCATGACCTCATGGCAGGTGCTGTGGAAGATCGAGGTTCCGCTCGGCATGCCTCTGCTCATCGGGGGCCTGCGGATCGCCACGCTGCAGGTCGTCGCCACCGTCACCATCGCGGCCTACGTGGGTCTCGGGGGTCTCGGGTACTACATCATCCAGGGAATCGCGCTCCGGGACTTCCCGGAGATCCTCGGCGCATCTATCGTCGTCATCGCTCTCGCACTCCTGCTGGACGGCATGTTCGCCGTTCTCCAGCGCGTCGTCGTCCCGCGCGGCGTAACCAGGAGGCCCCGCACTTCCGTCGCACAGCCAGACGCCGGTCGCCCCAGCATGGCCGGCTCGCTCACCTGACCCTCACCACAACCGGAGGTTCCGCATGTCCACATCACGCACCCGTCTCGCACTGGCGATCAGTGCGACGGCAATCGCCGCGCTCGCCCTGGCCGGCTGCGCGTCCAACGACCCGTTGAGCGGCGACAAGCCGACCGATCAGTCGAGCGACTCGTCCACCGTCGTCATCGGCTCCCAGGCCTACTACTCCAACGAGATCATCGCGGAGATCTACGCCCAGGCGCTCGAGGGCGCCGGCTATACGGTGGAGCGCAACTTCAACATCGGTCAGCGCGACGCGTACATGCCGTCGCTGGAGGACGGGTCGATCGACCTCTTCCCCGAGTACACCGGCAACCTTCTGCAGTTCTTCGACAAGAACGCGACGGCGACCTCGCCCGACGATGTCTACGCCGCCCTGAAGGAGGCCCTGCCCAGCGGGCTCACCGTGCTGGATCAGTCGCCGGCGACGGATCAGGATTCCTACAACGTGACGGCCGACTTCGCCCGCGAGCACAACCTGACGTCGATCGCGGATCTCGCCGGAGTCCAGGGCCTGGTGCTCGGCGGTGCGCCCGAGCTCGAGCAGCGCCCGTACGGACCCAAGGGCCTGAAGGACGTGTACGGCGTGGACGTGGCCTTCAACGCGACGGGCGACACGACTGTCGACGAACTCGTCGCCGGCACGATCCAGGTTGCCGACGTGTACAGCGCGGATCCGCTCATCAAGACGAAGGATCTCGTCACACTCGAGGACCCCAAGGGTCTGTTCCTCGCGTCGAACGTCGTTCCCCTCGTCAGCACCGACATCGCCGACAAGATCAAGGACGTCATCAATCCGATCAGCGCCGCACTGACGCCCGAAGGCCTCATCGACCTGAACGTGCAGTCGACCGTGGGTCAGAAGTCGGCGAAGGACATCGCCGCGGCCTGGCTGTCGGAGAACGGTCTGAACTGATCTCAGCGGGCTCGCCGTCGGCGTCAGTCTGCAAGCCCCTCCTGGGCATCCGTCGGTGTGACTTCGCGGGCGGTGTCGGCCGGTGAGCGCTCCCCCCTGCTCAGCAGGAGGAAGGGGAGCGCCACCGCCGAGATCGCGCCGCTCCAGATCATCGAGGCGCCATAGCCCTGAACGTCCGCCACTCGTCCGAGGACCGGCTGGAAGACGACACCTCCGCCGGATCCCATGAGTGAGTCGAACGAGAGCACGGTGGCGCGCTGCTTCGACGGGATCATGTCGTTGAGATAAGCGCGGTGCACGGGGTCATCGACCGAGGAGGCTATGCCCCACAGTGCGACCAGGAGGGCGGCGAACCAGAAGTCGTGCACGAGCCCCAGGCCGATGAGCACGACAGCGCTCAGCACCGCTGACAGGACGAGCGTGGAGGTGCGACGACGGAACAGCTTCCGCACCCAGGGAGCGATCGCGCCGCCGAGGATCGACGCGCCCGAGAGCAGCGCCGCAGCGAGCCCCGCCACCGAATACGCCTGTTCGTCGCCCCACAGCTCCAGCAGGTAGGGCTGCAGCGCGTAGAAGACGTAGATGCCGACACCCGCGATGAAGGGACTCGTGAGCATCAGCCATCGCACCGGCGGATCACCGAGGCCGTAGCGGACCGACGCGCGGAAGACCGTTCGCGTCGCCCGGAGAGGTCCTTCGCTTCGATCGGGCGTGAAGCCGAGATCGCGCATCAGCAGCGCGGCCACGAAGAACATCGCGAGCAGGATGAGGCCTCTGATCAGGAACGGCACGCCGAGGTTCGTCGCCTGGGCGATCACCCCGCCCAGCACCGAACCTGAGAGCATGGCGACGCCGCCGACGATCTGCGCCCGGCCGAAGACGGTCTCCAGGCTCCCCGTGTAGCCCGTCACCTTCAGCGCGTCGACGAGCCAGGCATCCACCGATCCGGAGAAGAAGGTGAAGCCCAGCCCGAGGAGCACCGACACCAGCGCCCACGCCCAGAAGGGCGAGTGCCACACCCAGAGCAGCCAGTACATCACGGTGGTCACGGCCAGTGTGATCGTGCCCAGCAGATACGACGCTCTCCGGCCGACGGTGTCGGCGATGACGCCGGTCGGGATCTCGAAGATCAGCATCCCCGCCGTGAAGAAGGCGTTGGCCGAGAACGCCTCGAAGTTCGACAGACCGGCGTCCAGCAGGAAGAGCGTGTTGATGCCCCAGATGAACGACGCAGCGAGCGTGTTGCCGAGCATGAGCGTGTAATACGTGCCCTGCACGCGGCGCGGAGTGGGCAGGGCGGGTCCGGCGTCGGTGTTGGTCTTGGAGATGGCGGCACCGCCTCTTCGCGCGGAATCGATGGACGACATCGCGACACTACGCCTGGTCGGCGCGACTGCGGCGAAAAGTCGCGGCGCGGTCCGCCGTCGTCGACCAGCTTTCCGAAACGCCAG
This genomic interval carries:
- a CDS encoding NAD(P)/FAD-dependent oxidoreductase, with the translated sequence MAPQEYDLIVIGAGPVGENVADRAKQGGLSVVVVESELVGGECSYWACMPSKTLLRSGAALRAARDVDGARQAVTASVDVAAALRRRDAIVYNWDDTSQVEWLDKTGIDLVRGHGRLTGERQVTVVPPDGGQPVTLLARHAVVISTGSAALLPDIPGLKDAAPWTSRDATGVQRVPESLAILGGGVVGSEMATLYTSFGCAVTLIARSGLLGSMEPFAGEAVVEALRQAGADVRTGVDVDEVSREEGGDVVLALSDGTQVRAAEVLVATGRVPRTGDIGLDTVGLHPGSWLDVDDTLRVRGHDWLYAVGDVNHRALLTHQGKYQARAAGDVIAARALGRDVDDTPWGAHVATADHSAVPQVTFTDPEVASVGHTAASAEAAGIGIRVIDYDLSWVSGASTHADHYKGQARAILDESRRVLVGATFVGPDIAELLHSATIAIVGEVPIDRLWHAVPAYPTVSEVWLRWLEEIGR
- a CDS encoding ATP-binding cassette domain-containing protein yields the protein MAIEFRSVTKRFADGTVAVDDFSLLIPAHKTTVLVGSSGCGKTTLLRMINRLVEPTGGEITIDDEPIAGRDPVTLRRGIGYVLQNAGLLPHFSVIDNIATVPVLTGVPRKQARARALELMDVVGLDRGLADRYPSQLSGGQQQRVGVARGLAVDPNILLMDEPFGAVDPIVRKELQTEILRLQRELDKTVVFVTHDIDEAFLLGDQVVILEKGAKIAQLGTPDEITENPASEFVASFIGADKGTRALRRKETPRGTVVVDFAGRTQGVLVEESP
- a CDS encoding ABC transporter permease subunit translates to MSWVLDNLDLIWGLSLDHLRQSLIAIVLGFVVALPIGWVAFRFTALRGPTLTTVGLLYTIPSLGLFAVLAAAFGIPLLSEANLIVALTIYAVAIMTRSVTDGLASVDPVTREAAIAVGFGSWRRFWTVDLPLAGPVLLAGLRVTASSTISLATVGILIGVENLGYLFTNGSQRRIIAEVLAGVVAVVIIAVLIDLLLVVLGRALLPWSRRRPTRAERALRAVSA
- a CDS encoding ABC transporter permease, translating into MNYFLEAFAWIFSPERLTGALPLPTAIAQHLAFTFGSVLIAAVIAIPVGWLIGHTGRGREFAVFLAGAARALPSLGLIVLLVLLLGVSLKTQAAVVAFVLLAIPSILAGAYAGFESIDRSVIDAGRAMGMTSWQVLWKIEVPLGMPLLIGGLRIATLQVVATVTIAAYVGLGGLGYYIIQGIALRDFPEILGASIVVIALALLLDGMFAVLQRVVVPRGVTRRPRTSVAQPDAGRPSMAGSLT
- a CDS encoding ABC transporter substrate-binding protein, with protein sequence MSTSRTRLALAISATAIAALALAGCASNDPLSGDKPTDQSSDSSTVVIGSQAYYSNEIIAEIYAQALEGAGYTVERNFNIGQRDAYMPSLEDGSIDLFPEYTGNLLQFFDKNATATSPDDVYAALKEALPSGLTVLDQSPATDQDSYNVTADFAREHNLTSIADLAGVQGLVLGGAPELEQRPYGPKGLKDVYGVDVAFNATGDTTVDELVAGTIQVADVYSADPLIKTKDLVTLEDPKGLFLASNVVPLVSTDIADKIKDVINPISAALTPEGLIDLNVQSTVGQKSAKDIAAAWLSENGLN
- a CDS encoding MFS transporter encodes the protein MLGNTLAASFIWGINTLFLLDAGLSNFEAFSANAFFTAGMLIFEIPTGVIADTVGRRASYLLGTITLAVTTVMYWLLWVWHSPFWAWALVSVLLGLGFTFFSGSVDAWLVDALKVTGYTGSLETVFGRAQIVGGVAMLSGSVLGGVIAQATNLGVPFLIRGLILLAMFFVAALLMRDLGFTPDRSEGPLRATRTVFRASVRYGLGDPPVRWLMLTSPFIAGVGIYVFYALQPYLLELWGDEQAYSVAGLAAALLSGASILGGAIAPWVRKLFRRRTSTLVLSAVLSAVVLIGLGLVHDFWFAALLVALWGIASSVDDPVHRAYLNDMIPSKQRATVLSFDSLMGSGGGVVFQPVLGRVADVQGYGASMIWSGAISAVALPFLLLSRGERSPADTAREVTPTDAQEGLAD